The Deltaproteobacteria bacterium genome has a segment encoding these proteins:
- a CDS encoding isocitrate/isopropylmalate dehydrogenase family protein, with the protein MEKKRVVVIEGEDASPEAVRPTVALIDKLNLGIEWVRPPVGDEGMARHGSVFPEEARRAIDESDATLFGATSGKSALALFYLRWGKSTYANVRPTRWLPGYKSPLTNPEGIDFVIVRENLEDLYLMVEGDVEDLSSLNLTSPITRRKVAEMGPGRFGLKVITESGTRQVVRFAFELAQRRKASGRPGKVTSATKHNMLPRSDGLFREVAQQVAESYPNITFESLIVDNFAHVMTSTPQSL; encoded by the coding sequence ATGGAAAAAAAACGAGTGGTGGTCATAGAAGGTGAGGATGCCTCACCCGAGGCTGTCCGGCCAACTGTGGCCTTAATTGATAAACTGAACCTTGGGATCGAATGGGTGCGCCCGCCGGTGGGTGATGAAGGCATGGCTCGCCATGGTTCCGTCTTCCCTGAGGAGGCTCGGCGCGCCATTGACGAGTCAGATGCGACGCTTTTTGGGGCCACGAGCGGCAAGAGCGCCTTGGCCCTTTTTTATCTGCGCTGGGGAAAATCCACCTATGCCAATGTGCGGCCAACCCGGTGGCTGCCGGGCTATAAAAGCCCACTGACCAACCCGGAAGGTATAGATTTCGTGATCGTGCGCGAGAATCTGGAAGACCTGTATTTAATGGTAGAAGGTGATGTGGAGGACCTCAGCTCGTTAAATCTCACCAGCCCTATCACGCGGCGTAAGGTGGCAGAGATGGGTCCTGGCCGGTTTGGCCTAAAGGTGATTACGGAAAGCGGGACGAGGCAGGTGGTGCGCTTTGCCTTTGAACTGGCTCAGCGCCGTAAGGCCAGCGGGAGGCCGGGCAAGGTTACTTCCGCTACAAAACATAACATGCTGCCTCGCAGTGATGGTCTGTTTCGAGAGGTGGCACAGCAGGTGGCTGAATCCTATCCGAACATAACATTCGAATCGCTTATTGTGGACAATTTTGCTCATGTGATGACTTCCACGCCCCAGAGCCTG
- a CDS encoding 3-isopropylmalate dehydratase has product MISKGRVWKFGHDVDTDVMAPWSSLTEPWEERRKVILHIRPEFAEQARPGDIIVAGRNWGCGSSREQAPENLKNLGIGAVVAESFGRIYFRNSVAIAFPNIVCLGVHDVFEEGDEMELDLSTARVRNLTCSTELQGQSYTAEMLNILEKGGLLNVLKERLLNKAGG; this is encoded by the coding sequence ATGATTAGCAAAGGTCGCGTCTGGAAGTTTGGCCATGATGTTGATACAGACGTCATGGCTCCTTGGAGTTCTCTCACCGAACCGTGGGAGGAACGCCGTAAGGTGATCCTACACATCCGGCCTGAGTTTGCGGAGCAGGCCCGGCCCGGTGACATCATCGTGGCCGGAAGGAACTGGGGATGCGGTTCCAGCCGCGAACAAGCGCCTGAGAATCTGAAAAATCTGGGGATCGGCGCTGTGGTCGCCGAATCATTTGGCCGTATATACTTTCGCAACTCCGTGGCCATCGCCTTCCCGAACATTGTCTGCCTTGGTGTCCATGACGTCTTTGAGGAAGGGGATGAAATGGAACTGGATCTCAGTACAGCGCGAGTGCGCAACCTGACCTGTTCGACTGAACTTCAGGGTCAGTCCTATACGGCGGAGATGCTGAACATATTGGAAAAAGGCGGCCTCTTGAACGTCCTGAAAGAACGTTTGCTAAACAAGGCAGGAGGTTAA
- a CDS encoding 3-isopropylmalate dehydratase large subunit has product MGMTMAEKALARASGQGRVEAGQYITAIVDRMMAHEAFAPCAITLKRLGVKELYDPDRVIVILDHYFPAPTVRMAEGHKLIRQAVEEYGIKHFLGHAGICHQVMCEEGYVLPGHLILGTDSHTTTYGAFGAASAGIGVTEMSYVLATGELWMRAPPTIRFDLKGGPSPGIMSKDIILYIAGVFTTEVAQYRAIEFAGEVAARMSLASRMTLSNMGVELGAKFAFFEADEKTTEYLKGRTSEEARTFGPDPDAEYEAIHTVDITGLEPQVALPDNPGNVEPISELVDQPVDQAFLGSCTNGRLEDLAVAAQILKGRQVNPRTRLLVTPASQEVLLQATRAGYTETFLQAGAHITPAGCGPCPGGHMGLLASNEVCVSSTNRNFRGRMGSPESQVFLASPATVAASAITGRITDPRRFWSETTLS; this is encoded by the coding sequence ATGGGCATGACCATGGCTGAGAAAGCTCTGGCTCGCGCCTCCGGGCAGGGACGTGTGGAGGCCGGTCAGTATATAACGGCGATCGTGGACCGGATGATGGCGCATGAAGCCTTTGCCCCATGTGCCATAACCCTCAAGAGGTTGGGTGTAAAAGAACTCTACGATCCTGACCGCGTCATCGTCATTCTCGACCACTATTTCCCCGCGCCAACGGTGAGAATGGCCGAAGGCCACAAGTTGATTCGGCAGGCGGTGGAGGAGTATGGCATCAAGCATTTCCTCGGTCATGCCGGGATATGTCACCAGGTAATGTGCGAGGAGGGCTACGTCCTCCCCGGTCATTTGATCCTGGGCACGGATTCTCACACCACCACCTATGGCGCTTTTGGCGCGGCCAGCGCCGGGATTGGTGTCACCGAGATGAGTTATGTCCTGGCCACCGGTGAACTCTGGATGCGGGCGCCGCCTACGATTCGTTTTGATCTCAAAGGGGGACCATCTCCTGGAATCATGTCCAAGGATATTATCCTTTACATCGCCGGTGTATTCACCACAGAGGTGGCCCAGTATCGAGCCATCGAGTTTGCCGGGGAGGTGGCGGCAAGAATGAGCCTGGCCAGCCGCATGACCCTGTCCAACATGGGGGTGGAACTCGGGGCGAAGTTTGCCTTTTTCGAGGCTGACGAAAAGACAACCGAGTATCTCAAAGGGCGGACCAGTGAGGAAGCCAGGACCTTTGGTCCGGACCCGGATGCGGAGTACGAGGCCATACACACCGTGGACATTACCGGTCTTGAGCCACAGGTCGCCTTACCTGATAATCCAGGTAATGTCGAACCAATCTCTGAGCTCGTTGACCAGCCGGTGGATCAGGCCTTCCTTGGTTCGTGCACCAATGGACGGCTGGAGGATCTTGCGGTTGCCGCGCAGATTCTTAAGGGTCGGCAGGTGAACCCCAGGACTCGGCTTCTGGTGACTCCAGCCTCTCAAGAGGTCCTTCTGCAAGCCACCAGGGCCGGGTACACCGAGACCTTTCTGCAGGCGGGCGCGCATATCACCCCGGCCGGATGCGGCCCCTGTCCCGGTGGCCACATGGGTTTGCTGGCCTCGAACGAGGTTTGCGTCTCCTCTACCAATCGTAATTTCCGCGGCAGAATGGGCTCGCCAGAATCCCAAGTGTTTTTGGCTTCCCCGGCGACCGTAGCAGCCTCGGCCATAACGGGTCGGATCACGGATCCGCGCCGGTTCTGGTCCGAAACCACACTATCGTGA
- a CDS encoding long-chain fatty acid--CoA ligase produces the protein MRINIGEIMTRRAVLSPNREALVCEDIRRNFSELNARANRVAHAMRSLGVGHGDRVGILALNEPEYYDMLFGLGKIGAILVPVNYRLAGPEIQYILSDCDAKVFVFGREYFEVVDSFRHSIPAKELIAISDTPPQWARSYETLISEMSDEEPEITGGDDDTLTILYTSGTTGRPKGAELTHLNYFWVSVTMAVTLGEMGDTSLVALPLFHIGALGGVPMFVHLGARMVLLRSFDPKRFLELIQEEKITGFGSVPALLSFLKLVPDFDKYDWSSVKIILVYAAPVPVTLIKEYAEAGIEVRQLYGLTECPSGSVLDAENAIFRVGSCGQPFFHIDIRVVDDQGRDVGPEELGEVLLRGPIVMKGYWNKPEATAETIRDGWLYTGDIAKRDKDGFLYIMDRKKDMIISGGENIYPAEIEDSLLGHPKVQDVGIIGYQDDQWGEAVKAVVVVKEGEKLTEEELIEWCQGRIGRFKIPKKVAFTDSIPRTPTGKILKRVLREKFN, from the coding sequence ATGAGAATCAATATCGGCGAGATTATGACCAGAAGGGCTGTCTTAAGCCCGAACAGGGAAGCCTTGGTGTGTGAGGACATACGCCGCAATTTCTCAGAGCTTAACGCACGGGCCAATCGGGTCGCTCATGCCATGCGGTCTCTTGGGGTGGGCCATGGTGATCGAGTTGGCATCCTGGCTCTGAACGAGCCGGAGTATTATGACATGCTGTTTGGCCTGGGAAAGATCGGTGCGATTCTGGTGCCGGTCAACTACCGGCTGGCCGGGCCGGAGATACAGTATATCCTTTCAGATTGCGATGCCAAGGTGTTCGTGTTCGGCCGGGAATACTTCGAGGTCGTGGACTCCTTCCGCCATAGCATTCCGGCTAAAGAGCTTATCGCCATCTCGGATACCCCTCCGCAATGGGCCAGGTCATACGAAACATTGATTAGCGAAATGTCTGACGAGGAGCCGGAGATCACTGGCGGTGATGACGACACCTTGACCATTCTCTATACCTCAGGCACGACCGGCCGGCCCAAGGGCGCTGAACTAACTCACTTGAACTACTTCTGGGTCTCAGTGACCATGGCGGTGACCCTGGGGGAAATGGGCGATACCAGTCTGGTGGCTCTGCCTCTTTTCCACATCGGGGCCCTGGGAGGTGTGCCCATGTTTGTCCATCTAGGCGCGCGAATGGTCTTACTCAGGAGCTTTGACCCCAAACGATTCCTTGAATTGATCCAGGAAGAGAAGATCACCGGCTTTGGATCAGTGCCTGCGCTTCTGTCATTTCTCAAGCTCGTGCCTGATTTCGATAAGTATGATTGGAGCTCGGTCAAAATCATTCTGGTCTATGCCGCGCCCGTACCGGTAACCCTGATCAAGGAGTATGCTGAAGCTGGAATCGAGGTCCGCCAGTTATACGGCCTGACCGAATGCCCCTCGGGCAGCGTGCTCGATGCGGAAAACGCCATATTCAGGGTCGGATCGTGCGGCCAGCCTTTTTTCCATATTGACATCCGTGTGGTTGACGACCAGGGCCGAGACGTTGGGCCGGAAGAATTAGGAGAAGTCTTACTGCGCGGGCCTATTGTGATGAAAGGATACTGGAACAAGCCTGAGGCCACGGCCGAGACTATCAGGGACGGCTGGCTTTACACCGGGGACATCGCCAAAAGGGACAAGGACGGATTCCTCTACATCATGGACCGGAAAAAGGACATGATCATCTCCGGCGGCGAGAATATTTATCCTGCCGAGATCGAGGATTCGCTTCTGGGTCATCCCAAGGTGCAGGACGTAGGCATCATTGGCTACCAGGATGATCAATGGGGCGAGGCGGTCAAGGCCGTGGTGGTGGTCAAAGAAGGGGAGAAACTCACCGAAGAGGAGCTAATCGAATGGTGCCAGGGTAGAATCGGGAGATTCAAAATCCCCAAGAAAGTTGCCTTTACCGATTCCATCCCCAGAACACCAACCGGTAAGATACTTAAGCGCGTTTTGAGGGAGAAGTTTAATTAG
- a CDS encoding alcohol dehydrogenase catalytic domain-containing protein has product MKAIVKTRREPGIEVLEVDVPEVRENDILVKVAAGSLCGSDVHYYEWLPGSQFIRVPVILGHEFSGEVVRVGSEVGVVNVGDRVAAMPSMPCGRCASCRTGRGDLCANRLVPGLLSDGFFAEYGRLTAGANIFKLPENVSYEAAALLEPFSVALNAIDISNLKIGGQTAVLGPGPIGLFTLQLLKAGGASLVMMAGTGADGKRLELADRLGADVVVDVEKEDPITRALDLTGTGLDLVFEATGNPKSVSQGLSMVKPGGKVVLIGIHPGPAEFDPTPMVRGRKIIMGAYAYDVQTWERALAIISSGLVHPETIITHRLPLTQAEKGFDLAIKKEAVKVLFKPSED; this is encoded by the coding sequence ATGAAAGCCATTGTCAAGACCAGGAGGGAGCCGGGCATCGAGGTGCTTGAGGTAGATGTACCCGAAGTAAGGGAAAACGATATTCTGGTCAAGGTTGCGGCCGGGAGTCTCTGCGGCAGCGACGTCCACTACTATGAATGGCTTCCCGGTTCTCAGTTCATCCGCGTGCCTGTTATCCTGGGACATGAATTTTCAGGAGAAGTCGTCAGGGTGGGCTCTGAGGTTGGCGTGGTAAACGTGGGTGACCGGGTTGCGGCCATGCCTTCTATGCCATGCGGCCGCTGTGCCAGCTGCCGGACAGGCCGTGGGGATTTGTGCGCCAACCGGCTCGTTCCAGGTCTCCTTTCCGATGGTTTCTTTGCCGAATACGGGCGTCTGACTGCTGGCGCCAACATCTTTAAGCTCCCAGAAAATGTGAGCTATGAGGCGGCGGCCCTTCTTGAGCCTTTTTCCGTGGCCCTGAATGCCATAGACATTTCAAACCTGAAGATAGGCGGTCAGACGGCTGTGCTCGGTCCGGGTCCTATCGGGCTTTTCACCTTGCAACTCCTGAAGGCCGGCGGAGCGAGTCTGGTCATGATGGCCGGAACCGGCGCTGATGGAAAAAGGCTTGAACTTGCAGACAGACTTGGCGCGGACGTAGTCGTTGACGTGGAAAAAGAGGATCCGATCACAAGGGCCTTGGATCTCACCGGGACAGGACTTGACCTCGTCTTTGAGGCAACGGGAAACCCAAAGTCTGTTTCCCAGGGCCTCAGCATGGTTAAACCGGGCGGCAAGGTGGTCCTGATCGGGATTCATCCGGGACCGGCTGAGTTTGACCCGACTCCCATGGTAAGAGGCAGAAAGATTATCATGGGCGCCTATGCCTATGACGTGCAAACCTGGGAGCGGGCCCTGGCCATCATTTCTTCAGGCCTGGTTCACCCTGAAACAATCATCACCCATCGGCTTCCCCTGACACAGGCTGAAAAGGGCTTTGACCTGGCGATCAAGAAAGAGGCGGTCAAGGTGCTTTTTAAACCGTCAGAGGATTAA
- a CDS encoding TIGR04076 family protein produces MKLVITVVEIKGSCPVYKIGDRITLQNGYILDPAATDTVCMHSLASILPYYVALSRGIKAADLNLSRGNSDDAYVQCLDPCEITGGGTVRFKISRLENS; encoded by the coding sequence ATGAAACTGGTAATTACTGTTGTTGAGATCAAAGGCAGCTGCCCTGTTTATAAGATTGGCGACAGAATAACGCTTCAGAACGGCTATATCCTGGATCCGGCCGCAACAGACACGGTGTGCATGCATTCTTTAGCTTCCATATTGCCTTATTATGTGGCCCTTTCCAGAGGCATAAAGGCCGCGGATTTAAACCTCTCCCGTGGAAATTCAGATGATGCCTACGTGCAATGCCTCGATCCGTGTGAAATAACGGGCGGCGGAACCGTGCGCTTTAAAATTTCTCGGCTGGAAAATTCATAG
- a CDS encoding glycosyltransferase, which produces MVRLKIKNLSKSLKISQAEIKRLRDSHNRIYFPQHVHFQSQSSISRPYIPKSIPQVVILPRKHDYINALYDAMPEGSFIERPLSKSLQPDKVDILHLHFPEHLLVCSDHDRAQRESEYLKFIKEVGRSPIRVVWTMHNRLPHSGDPEWGRKLYRAWAAVADGVIHHSHWGMELMRVELPYKPEAQHVIIPCGHFGEQMPTIKPRGTLERELGLKPCTMRFGVLGRPQKEKQVELITRAFHKGARQNQQLLVAAVTKDMELPDDPRIIPIYRKGWLSREEIACHVRVCDALVCAHTGQTYLTSGQVADAVGVGIPMLVGEWGFFREIMGDAAWYFNGAESDLAQLFGHITSTDIEAGKRASTALQHKYSWPLAAAKTLALFKKLG; this is translated from the coding sequence ATGGTCAGGTTAAAGATAAAAAATTTATCCAAGAGCCTGAAGATAAGCCAGGCCGAAATTAAAAGGTTAAGAGACAGCCACAACCGCATATATTTTCCTCAACACGTCCATTTTCAATCCCAAAGTAGTATTTCGCGGCCTTATATTCCGAAATCAATCCCCCAGGTCGTCATCCTTCCCCGTAAGCATGATTACATCAACGCTCTTTATGATGCCATGCCCGAGGGATCATTCATTGAACGCCCGCTTAGCAAGAGCCTGCAGCCTGACAAGGTTGACATCCTTCATCTTCACTTTCCCGAGCATTTGCTGGTTTGTAGCGATCATGATCGAGCCCAAAGGGAATCCGAATATTTGAAGTTCATTAAAGAAGTTGGGCGCAGTCCGATTCGGGTTGTCTGGACCATGCACAACCGCCTGCCGCATAGCGGCGATCCTGAATGGGGCAGAAAATTATATCGAGCCTGGGCCGCAGTCGCGGATGGTGTCATCCACCATAGCCACTGGGGAATGGAATTGATGAGAGTTGAGTTACCTTACAAGCCTGAGGCTCAACACGTGATCATCCCATGCGGCCACTTTGGTGAGCAGATGCCGACCATTAAGCCGAGAGGAACTTTAGAAAGGGAATTAGGCCTAAAACCTTGTACAATGCGCTTCGGTGTTCTCGGTCGGCCTCAGAAGGAGAAGCAGGTCGAATTGATTACCAGGGCTTTTCATAAAGGCGCCAGGCAGAATCAGCAGCTTCTGGTAGCTGCTGTCACAAAAGATATGGAGCTGCCCGATGATCCGAGGATTATCCCCATTTATCGAAAAGGATGGTTGAGTCGGGAAGAAATTGCCTGCCATGTTCGGGTGTGCGACGCCCTGGTTTGCGCCCACACCGGTCAGACCTACCTTACAAGCGGCCAGGTTGCCGATGCCGTTGGCGTAGGGATTCCGATGCTGGTTGGGGAGTGGGGCTTTTTCAGGGAAATCATGGGAGATGCCGCCTGGTACTTTAATGGCGCCGAATCGGACTTGGCGCAATTATTCGGCCATATCACCTCGACCGATATAGAAGCGGGAAAGCGTGCCTCAACCGCTTTACAGCATAAATACTCATGGCCTTTAGCCGCAGCAAAGACGCTTGCGCTGTTTAAAAAACTAGGCTGA
- a CDS encoding DUF4150 domain-containing protein → MARIKIKDLPEGQKISKAEMREVFGGVMVFASSSSILYKGSGGLAMSFPDVCLTPPSPPGSPVPYPNLGGSSDDPSGSKDTKL, encoded by the coding sequence ATGGCCAGGATTAAAATCAAGGACCTGCCAGAGGGTCAGAAGATAAGCAAAGCGGAGATGAGAGAGGTTTTTGGGGGCGTTATGGTCTTTGCGTCTTCATCTAGCATCCTTTATAAAGGAAGTGGAGGATTGGCTATGTCTTTCCCGGATGTATGCCTCACGCCGCCATCTCCACCTGGTTCTCCAGTACCTTATCCCAATTTAGGCGGTTCCTCTGATGATCCTTCCGGATCGAAGGACACCAAGTTGTAG
- a CDS encoding energy-coupling factor transporter transmembrane protein EcfT, with amino-acid sequence MAELTTFYYRPGRSILHKLDARFKLIFVILISLASLWAGLTALAILSAVFALLILNIRLPVKSSLKELRYFFVLVMFVFLARALAASGSPVFKIAFISVSPQGLYEGLLIGWRLVLIAMLGLFLISTTRSSEIKAAVEWFLIPFGFIPGQRVATMMGLIMRFIPLVFDQARMTIEAQKARGVENRKNPFYRLIKLIIPLLRRIFENADNLALAMQARCYNENRTPSRLSSSRVDWLALIMVVSLSILMVEL; translated from the coding sequence ATGGCTGAGCTGACAACCTTTTATTACCGTCCCGGCCGTTCCATCCTGCATAAGCTGGATGCTCGGTTTAAACTTATCTTTGTCATCCTGATCAGCCTGGCCAGCTTATGGGCTGGCTTAACCGCGCTTGCAATTTTAAGTGCAGTCTTTGCCCTTTTGATATTGAACATTCGTCTGCCGGTTAAATCTTCCTTAAAAGAGCTTCGATACTTTTTTGTCCTGGTTATGTTCGTTTTTCTGGCTCGGGCCTTAGCCGCCTCCGGCTCGCCCGTCTTTAAAATTGCGTTTATTTCTGTTTCCCCACAAGGATTATATGAAGGTCTTCTCATTGGCTGGCGGCTTGTATTAATCGCCATGCTCGGATTATTTCTTATTTCAACCACCCGATCATCAGAGATCAAAGCGGCCGTGGAATGGTTCTTAATCCCTTTCGGGTTTATACCCGGCCAAAGGGTTGCGACCATGATGGGTTTAATCATGAGATTTATCCCTCTTGTCTTTGATCAGGCCAGAATGACCATTGAGGCTCAGAAGGCCAGAGGGGTGGAAAACAGGAAGAATCCTTTTTACAGGCTGATAAAGCTGATCATCCCGCTTCTTCGTCGAATTTTTGAAAATGCCGATAATCTGGCCCTGGCCATGCAAGCCAGATGCTACAATGAAAACCGGACACCTTCCCGGCTTTCATCCAGCCGGGTGGATTGGCTGGCCTTGATCATGGTCGTGAGCTTGAGCATCTTGATGGTTGAACTTTAG
- a CDS encoding ABC transporter ATP-binding protein produces MNIIEIENLSHRFTDGTLGVDNINLAIKQGEFVVIAGVNGSGKTTLLRHLNGLLFPDRGKVKLFGKPVSDNPAKARQTVGMIFQDADSQIVGETVYDDAAFGPENLGLSQNEVKRQVMAALKVVDLLKHMHQRPHTLSAGEKRRLAIAGILAMEPKILVFDEPFSNLDYPGIKQVLWQIISLHHSGHTILVSTHDIEKIIAHADRLIIMRAGRVVKDGPPQSLIKGIETFGVREPCTSRLGLGIKSWLS; encoded by the coding sequence ATGAATATTATTGAGATTGAAAATCTCAGCCACCGTTTTACTGATGGCACCTTGGGCGTTGACAATATAAACCTGGCCATTAAACAGGGAGAATTTGTGGTTATTGCCGGCGTGAATGGTTCGGGCAAAACAACCCTCTTAAGGCACCTGAACGGGCTTTTATTTCCTGATAGAGGTAAGGTCAAGCTGTTTGGAAAACCTGTCTCAGATAACCCGGCTAAAGCCAGGCAGACTGTGGGGATGATCTTCCAGGACGCCGACAGCCAGATAGTCGGCGAAACCGTCTATGACGATGCCGCCTTTGGGCCTGAAAACCTTGGTCTGAGCCAAAACGAGGTTAAAAGGCAGGTCATGGCCGCCCTTAAGGTTGTGGATTTATTGAAACACATGCACCAAAGACCACACACCCTTTCGGCTGGAGAGAAGCGCCGACTGGCTATCGCCGGCATCCTGGCCATGGAACCCAAGATACTTGTTTTCGATGAACCTTTTTCCAACCTCGACTACCCTGGCATCAAACAGGTTCTCTGGCAGATCATTTCTTTGCATCACTCCGGTCACACCATTTTAGTTTCAACTCATGACATCGAAAAGATTATCGCCCATGCTGATCGCCTCATAATAATGCGGGCTGGCAGAGTGGTTAAAGATGGACCGCCGCAGAGCCTGATTAAGGGCATAGAAACCTTTGGCGTGCGTGAACCATGTACTTCCCGCTTGGGCCTCGGGATCAAATCATGGCTGAGCTGA
- a CDS encoding biotin transporter BioY, whose protein sequence is MVLTEQIHMTVYASLFAALTAVGALISIPIGPVPIVLQNLFVLLAGLLLGSRWGLACVAVYLLAGACGLPVFAGGTGGIGRFVGPTGGYLLGYLPTVYVVGIISEKSGSRLAFDLVAMVCGVFIVYACGLTWLKILTGMTLGKTLVVGMYPFLPGDALKIAVAVPIIKAVRPVIKRK, encoded by the coding sequence ATGGTCCTAACCGAACAGATTCACATGACGGTTTATGCCTCGTTATTTGCCGCTTTGACCGCTGTGGGGGCCTTAATTTCGATACCGATTGGTCCTGTGCCCATTGTTCTCCAGAATCTTTTTGTCCTTCTGGCCGGCCTGCTGTTAGGTAGCCGGTGGGGCCTGGCCTGTGTGGCTGTGTATCTCCTGGCCGGGGCCTGCGGGCTTCCGGTTTTTGCCGGTGGCACCGGAGGAATAGGACGTTTTGTTGGGCCCACTGGCGGCTATCTATTAGGCTACCTTCCCACGGTTTATGTGGTAGGGATCATATCTGAAAAATCAGGAAGCCGCCTGGCCTTTGATCTAGTGGCCATGGTCTGCGGGGTTTTTATCGTCTATGCCTGCGGTCTGACTTGGCTTAAGATACTAACCGGCATGACTCTGGGCAAAACGCTGGTCGTGGGGATGTATCCTTTTCTTCCGGGCGATGCCTTAAAAATTGCTGTGGCCGTTCCTATTATTAAGGCCGTGCGGCCGGTTATTAAAAGAAAATAA
- a CDS encoding DUF4150 domain-containing protein, with the protein MSMATTSDGLTMSFPDVCLTPPSPPGSPVPVPYPNLGGSSDDPSGSKDTKLQYLVTKSDD; encoded by the coding sequence ATTTCCATGGCGACAACCTCGGACGGATTGACTATGTCTTTCCCGGATGTATGCCTCACGCCGCCATCTCCACCTGGTTCTCCAGTTCCGGTACCTTATCCCAATTTAGGCGGTTCCTCTGATGATCCTTCCGGATCGAAGGACACCAAGTTGCAGTATCTTGTTACAAAATCAGATGATTAA
- a CDS encoding peptidylprolyl isomerase — MKIVYSHDAVTPEEVIKFLSLTRQSGPLFREIIKNKEVIKKAEELNLEVSDEQLQDFSDNFRKICGLYTVEETIDFFENNGLTEDDFEAFCEASLLTTAVKEHLAPKSKIEEYFVNHRSELDLARISSIMVKDENLANEIVLQVTEEDEDFHALARRHSLDEKTKYAGGYLGYVSRDMLWPEMAAKAFNAAEGDLVGPFPIEDFFQLILIEELRKAELNEELREVIKQRIFDEWASQFFQEGIKITD, encoded by the coding sequence ATGAAAATCGTATATTCGCATGATGCCGTTACTCCGGAAGAGGTCATTAAATTTCTTTCGCTGACACGTCAGTCCGGCCCGCTATTTCGTGAAATCATCAAGAACAAAGAGGTGATTAAAAAGGCAGAAGAGCTGAACCTGGAGGTTTCAGATGAACAGCTGCAGGACTTCAGCGACAATTTTAGAAAGATCTGCGGCCTCTATACAGTGGAAGAAACCATTGACTTCTTTGAGAACAATGGGCTAACTGAAGATGATTTTGAGGCCTTTTGTGAAGCCTCCTTGTTAACTACCGCCGTGAAAGAGCACCTGGCCCCTAAAAGCAAGATTGAGGAATATTTCGTCAACCACCGGTCCGAGCTCGATTTGGCTAGGATATCAAGCATAATGGTCAAAGATGAAAACCTGGCCAATGAAATCGTGCTTCAGGTAACAGAAGAGGATGAGGATTTTCATGCCCTGGCAAGGAGACACTCCTTGGATGAAAAAACAAAATATGCCGGGGGTTATCTTGGTTATGTTTCGCGAGATATGCTTTGGCCTGAAATGGCGGCCAAGGCATTTAACGCCGCCGAAGGCGATTTGGTCGGCCCATTTCCAATAGAAGATTTTTTTCAGTTGATCCTGATCGAGGAATTAAGAAAAGCCGAGCTGAATGAGGAACTCCGGGAGGTCATCAAGCAAAGAATCTTTGATGAATGGGCTTCTCAATTTTTTCAGGAAGGGATAAAGATTACAGATTGA